Proteins found in one Brachypodium distachyon strain Bd21 chromosome 5, Brachypodium_distachyon_v3.0, whole genome shotgun sequence genomic segment:
- the LOC100837137 gene encoding uncharacterized protein LOC100837137 isoform X1, whose protein sequence is MVDMNSDHIFEVPDTPDRIQQSTCPVPSLATRRGVTRAAGNPSPTRRIIFKSKSNSIQGQSSEGNAIRELPAPLDTDSIFRRAELVRLSPVTEDLEAKLSPPKLDRTTRSSVVNANGARTLDLDQRSSISNHLICRGTGGKSNSCQIREGQVRQRDASHRNIDFLGVGSDLPTIPVGKPRNRAKISTSNGLKEVAGAEVFSGSSPRDKRESINIKSAAGLSSHTQCDVPQRYVGQRKLVRNGCISPSNIVKRSVKADDKQETCSTSGVLHHPNPRADVFHKVNVIDLTDNSPTITRKGITGADGLTSENNMETRASQRFTTARAAKTLIPQAVNQASSSNYSEGFNSKGKEIIHDVMGTGRTGEANQMRYCPRAAVDSSFIVNDNSSGMAYQQGWRTTHNHTRKVPSSCEIESGSSGPSNQGHETGDNNNSISAATTTRPASLRNMTIKISKGKRKHTSSSYHPGESSSSLNGLSGSCLAFSDRTAGRNPSNICHDIPVIDIDDIRSPEVGSSLSGHSSRTLIDPNISAQLEADELLAQQLQEQLYSETPRSVPREEMDAIVAMSLQHEEDAQRTSRTLRRFRNNTRATRASRSSASQRAIRARYETAISHMQNAAPITLGLRAIVGGYLAPHIQPNIDLNDYDALLALDENNHQHTGASESQINNLPQSVLQSTSNEEPCAVCLENPSIGDTIRTLPCFHKFHQECIDEWLRRKKLCPVCKCGITRS, encoded by the exons ATGGTTGACATGAACTCTGATCACATTTTTGAGGTTCCTGACACACCTGATCGGATACAACAGTCAACATGTCCTGTACCAAGCTTAGCTACTAGGAGAGGTGTAACAAGGGCGGCTGGAAATCCTTCACCAACCCGCAGAATCATATTTAAGAGTAAGAGTAATTCCATCCAAGGTCAATCAAGTGAAGGCAATGCAATTAGGGAACTGCCTGCACCTTTAGACACCGACAGCATTTTTAGAAGAGCTGAATTGGTGCGGTTGTCGCCAGTAACAGAAGATTTAGAAGCAAAACTGTCCCCACCAAAATTAGATAGGACTACTAGGTCATCTGTTGTGAATGCGAATGGGGCTCGCACTCTTGATTTGGATCAGAGAAGCAGCATTTCAAACCACCTAATTTGTAGGGGCACTGGAGGAAAGAGCAATAGCTGCCAAATCAGAGAAGGTCAGGTTAGACAGCGAGATGCAAGTCACCGGAATATTGACTTTCTCGGTGTGGGATCAGATCTTCCTACTATCCCTGTGGGAAAACCACGAAACAGAGCAAAAATTAGCACCTCAAATGGGCTGAAGGAGGTTGCAGGTGCTGAAGTTTTTTCAGGGTCTAGTCCCAGGGACAAAAGGGAATCAATCAATATCAAGAGTGCGGCAGGACTTTCAAGTCATACACAATGTGATGTTCCTCAACGGTATGTGGGTCAGAGAAAGTTGGTGCGGAATGGTTGTATTTCTCCCTCCAACATTGTCAAAAGAAGTGTAAAAGCTGATGACAAGCAGGAAACGTGCTCTACAAGTGGAGTCTTGCACCATCCAAATCCTCGGGCTGATGTTTTTCATAAAGTAAATGTAATTGATCTTACTGATAATTCACCAACAATAACAAGGAAAGGAATCACAGGAGCTGATGGGTTGACTTCTGAAAATAATATGGAAACAAGGGCATCCCAAAGGTTCACAACAGCCAGAGCTGCGAAGACTCTTATTCCACAGGCTGTAAATCAGGCAAGCAGCAGTAATTATTCTGAAGGTTTTAACAGCAAAGGCAAAGAAATTATCCATGATGTAATGGGTACTGGGCGGACTGGAGAGGCTAATCAGATGAG ATATTGTCCAAGAGCTGCAGTAGATTCTTCTTTTATCGTGAATGACAACAGTAGTGGCATGGCTTATCAGCAAGGTTGGAGAACAACACATAATCATACTCGTAAGGTTCCCAGTAGTTGTGAAATAGAATCTGGCTCTTCTGGACCATCTAATCAGGGTCATGAAACAGGAGATAACAATAACTCAATTAGTGCAGCAACCACTACGCGACCTGCAAGTTTGAGGAATATGACAATAAAGATAAGTAAAGGAAAGAGGAAACACACATCAAGTTCCTATCATCCGGGTGAAAGCTCTAGTTCTCTTAATGGACTTAGCGGCTCATGTCTTGCATTTTCAGACAGAACAGCCGGCAGAAATCCTTCCAATATTTGTCATGATATCCCTGTAATAGATATTGATGACATACGTTCCCCTGAAGTTGGATCTAGTTTGAGTGGCCACAGCAGTAGAACCTTGATTGATCCTAACATAAGCGCACAGTTGGAGGCTGATGAATTGTTGGCTCAGCAACTTCAGGAGCAGCTTTACAGTGAAACACCTCGTTCTGTTCCTAGGGAAGAG ATGGATGCAATCGTAGCAATGTCACTTCAACATGAAGAAGATGCACAAAGAACATCTAGAACCCTAAGGCGGTTTCGAAACAATACT agaGCTACCCGAGCATCTCGTTCAAGTGCTTCTCAGCGTGCAATTAGAGCTAGATATGAGACGGCAATTTCCCATATGCAGAATGCGGCTCCAATAACTTTGGGATTG AGGGCCATTGTTGGTGGATATCTTGCTCCGCATATTCAACCTAATATTGATTT AAATGATTACGACGCGCTACTTGCATTAGATGAAAATAACCACCAGCACACTGGGGCTTCTGAAAGTCAGATCAATAATTTGCCTCAGTCGGTATTACAG TCAACTAGCAATGAAGAGCCCTGCGCAGTTTGCCTTGAAAATCCCTCTATCGGAGATACCATCCGCACTTTGCCATGCTTTCATAAGTTCCATCAAGAA TGCATTGACGAATGGCTTAGAAGAAAGAAACTATGCCCAGTTTGCAAGTGTGGGATTACAAGAAGTTAG
- the LOC100837137 gene encoding uncharacterized protein LOC100837137 isoform X2, with translation MVDMNSDHIFEVPDTPDRIQQSTCPVPSLATRRGVTRAAGNPSPTRRIIFKSKSNSIQGQSSEGNAIRELPAPLDTDSIFRRAELVRLSPVTEDLEAKLSPPKLDRTTRSSVVNANGARTLDLDQRSSISNHLICRGTGGKSNSCQIREGQVRQRDASHRNIDFLGVGSDLPTIPVGKPRNRAKISTSNGLKEVAGAEVFSGSSPRDKRESINIKSAAGLSSHTQCDVPQRYVGQRKLVRNGCISPSNIVKRSVKADDKQETCSTSGVLHHPNPRADVFHKVNVIDLTDNSPTITRKGITGADGLTSENNMETRASQRFTTARAAKTLIPQAVNQASSSNYSEGFNSKGKEIIHDVMGTGRTGEANQMRYCPRAAVDSSFIVNDNSSGMAYQQGWRTTHNHTRKVPSSCEIESGSSGPSNQGHETGDNNNSISAATTTRPASLRNMTIKISKGKRKHTSSSYHPGESSSSLNGLSGSCLAFSDRTAGRNPSNICHDIPVIDIDDIRSPEVGSSLSGHSSRTLIDPNISAQLEADELLAQQLQEQLYSETPRSVPREEMDAIVAMSLQHEEDAQRTSRTLRRFRNNTRAIVGGYLAPHIQPNIDLNDYDALLALDENNHQHTGASESQINNLPQSVLQSTSNEEPCAVCLENPSIGDTIRTLPCFHKFHQECIDEWLRRKKLCPVCKCGITRS, from the exons ATGGTTGACATGAACTCTGATCACATTTTTGAGGTTCCTGACACACCTGATCGGATACAACAGTCAACATGTCCTGTACCAAGCTTAGCTACTAGGAGAGGTGTAACAAGGGCGGCTGGAAATCCTTCACCAACCCGCAGAATCATATTTAAGAGTAAGAGTAATTCCATCCAAGGTCAATCAAGTGAAGGCAATGCAATTAGGGAACTGCCTGCACCTTTAGACACCGACAGCATTTTTAGAAGAGCTGAATTGGTGCGGTTGTCGCCAGTAACAGAAGATTTAGAAGCAAAACTGTCCCCACCAAAATTAGATAGGACTACTAGGTCATCTGTTGTGAATGCGAATGGGGCTCGCACTCTTGATTTGGATCAGAGAAGCAGCATTTCAAACCACCTAATTTGTAGGGGCACTGGAGGAAAGAGCAATAGCTGCCAAATCAGAGAAGGTCAGGTTAGACAGCGAGATGCAAGTCACCGGAATATTGACTTTCTCGGTGTGGGATCAGATCTTCCTACTATCCCTGTGGGAAAACCACGAAACAGAGCAAAAATTAGCACCTCAAATGGGCTGAAGGAGGTTGCAGGTGCTGAAGTTTTTTCAGGGTCTAGTCCCAGGGACAAAAGGGAATCAATCAATATCAAGAGTGCGGCAGGACTTTCAAGTCATACACAATGTGATGTTCCTCAACGGTATGTGGGTCAGAGAAAGTTGGTGCGGAATGGTTGTATTTCTCCCTCCAACATTGTCAAAAGAAGTGTAAAAGCTGATGACAAGCAGGAAACGTGCTCTACAAGTGGAGTCTTGCACCATCCAAATCCTCGGGCTGATGTTTTTCATAAAGTAAATGTAATTGATCTTACTGATAATTCACCAACAATAACAAGGAAAGGAATCACAGGAGCTGATGGGTTGACTTCTGAAAATAATATGGAAACAAGGGCATCCCAAAGGTTCACAACAGCCAGAGCTGCGAAGACTCTTATTCCACAGGCTGTAAATCAGGCAAGCAGCAGTAATTATTCTGAAGGTTTTAACAGCAAAGGCAAAGAAATTATCCATGATGTAATGGGTACTGGGCGGACTGGAGAGGCTAATCAGATGAG ATATTGTCCAAGAGCTGCAGTAGATTCTTCTTTTATCGTGAATGACAACAGTAGTGGCATGGCTTATCAGCAAGGTTGGAGAACAACACATAATCATACTCGTAAGGTTCCCAGTAGTTGTGAAATAGAATCTGGCTCTTCTGGACCATCTAATCAGGGTCATGAAACAGGAGATAACAATAACTCAATTAGTGCAGCAACCACTACGCGACCTGCAAGTTTGAGGAATATGACAATAAAGATAAGTAAAGGAAAGAGGAAACACACATCAAGTTCCTATCATCCGGGTGAAAGCTCTAGTTCTCTTAATGGACTTAGCGGCTCATGTCTTGCATTTTCAGACAGAACAGCCGGCAGAAATCCTTCCAATATTTGTCATGATATCCCTGTAATAGATATTGATGACATACGTTCCCCTGAAGTTGGATCTAGTTTGAGTGGCCACAGCAGTAGAACCTTGATTGATCCTAACATAAGCGCACAGTTGGAGGCTGATGAATTGTTGGCTCAGCAACTTCAGGAGCAGCTTTACAGTGAAACACCTCGTTCTGTTCCTAGGGAAGAG ATGGATGCAATCGTAGCAATGTCACTTCAACATGAAGAAGATGCACAAAGAACATCTAGAACCCTAAGGCGGTTTCGAAACAATACT AGGGCCATTGTTGGTGGATATCTTGCTCCGCATATTCAACCTAATATTGATTT AAATGATTACGACGCGCTACTTGCATTAGATGAAAATAACCACCAGCACACTGGGGCTTCTGAAAGTCAGATCAATAATTTGCCTCAGTCGGTATTACAG TCAACTAGCAATGAAGAGCCCTGCGCAGTTTGCCTTGAAAATCCCTCTATCGGAGATACCATCCGCACTTTGCCATGCTTTCATAAGTTCCATCAAGAA TGCATTGACGAATGGCTTAGAAGAAAGAAACTATGCCCAGTTTGCAAGTGTGGGATTACAAGAAGTTAG
- the LOC100842208 gene encoding uncharacterized protein LOC100842208 isoform X2 has protein sequence MLPVLKKKRERCRRGQPRAAPCQRSDSPRIKIPGSSNRSSPSEILNRILQPTRTSPTSDISASMGCFFACFGGGDEDRRRRKSRRRSPSSHPPRPDHHVARVGKASLEEDEVVKEASPPLPDVRASAPPPPLVVEASDELVTGPNPGTEQRELREQKTLTPPSLTVHVAEEVVSGASPGGLSQLNDHKELPARSLPQEAIVTPPLFTMKCSPVATTVVSTPDMELREVSEEENRSSGKKKVSFNMNVTSYENTSLPDQEEERSESIKWMKDEDEKHMQKTVLLPENHRYGNCTDSDDDIGDEYCEDDNCGDYSDTEEDFVECKVDLVDEEEMSTDENKEESHESLFSLPMSKDRQNDQEVTSPIPKSSEGPAQEESPLIQGNSHRDRSKYVHPVLNPVQNLSQWKEVKAQVGPVNKLYKENVNSGPDAGASPSSKVANQTKMSPSNASKGDVSVDASLSTWLVSSGNSTVDKAQSKSPRSVSSICREERPVLGALTVDGLKKSSTTSSPRRSPSHNRQEVPILGTVGSYWSCTEPDNECCSSRSDSGTNGIPNTTSKYREKGELALDSLQCQAG, from the exons atgctgcctgttctaaaaaaaaaaagagaacgctgccgccgcggccagccccgcgccgcgccgtgccAACGGTCAGATTCCCCACGAATCAAAATCCCCGGAAGTTCAAACCGAAGCAGTCcatctgaaattctgaatcGAATCCTCCAGCCAACTCGGACTTCTCCCACATCTGACATCTCCGCCTCCATGGGCTGCTTCTTCGCctgcttcggcggcggcgacgaggaccgcCGGCGTCGGAAGTCGCGGAGGCGGTCTCCGTCAAGCCACCCGCCGCGGCCGGACCATCAT GTTGCTCGGGTCGGCAAGGCATCGTTGGAGGAGGATGAAGTGGTGAAGGAGGCGTCGCCGCCATTGCCAGACGTGAGGgcttcggcgccgccgccgccgctcgtcgtGGAGGCCTCGGATGAATTGGTCACTGGACCGAACCCAGGAACGGAGCAGAG GGAGTTGCGTGAGCAGAAAACTCTGACACCACCATCACTTACAGTTCACGTTGCAGAGGAGGTGGTCAGTGGCGCAAGCCCAGGAGGACTGAG TCAGTTGAATGATCACAAGGAATTGCCTGCACGCTCTTTACCACAGGAGGCGATAGTCACACCACCACTCTTCACAATGAAATGTTCACCTGTGGCCACAACAGTTGTTTCAACTCCTGATATGGAGCTCAG GGAGGTGAGTGAAGAGGAGAACCGCAGCAGTGGCAAGAAGAAAGTATCATTCAACATGAATGTTACATCATACGAAAATACCTCACTACCTGACCAAGAAGAGGAACGCTCAGAATCCATCAAGTGGATgaaagatgaagatgaaaaaCACATGCAGAAGACTGTTCTGCTCCCAGAGAATCATCGTTATGGGAATTGCACAGATAGTGATGATGACATTGGAGATGAGTACTGTGAGGATGACAACTGTGGTGATTATAGTGATACAGAGGAGGATTTCGTGGAGTGCAAGGTTGATTTGGTGGATGAGGAGGAAATGAGCACTGATGAGAACAAGGAGGAGTCCCATGAGTCTCTATTCTCACTGCCAATGTCTAAAGACCGGCAAAATGACCAAGAAGTCACCAGCCCTATACCCAAGAGCAGTGAGGGCCCTGCACAGGAAGAAAGCCCGTTAATCCAGGGGAACAGCCACCGTGATAGAAGTAAGTATGTTCATCCTGTCTTGAACCCAGTTCAGAATCTGTCACAGTGGAAGGAAGTTAAGGCCCAAGTAGGACCAGTTAATAAGTTGTACAAGGAGAATGTAAACTCCGGGCCAGATGCAGGTGCAAGCCCTAGTTCTAAGGTTGCAAACCAGACAAAGATGAGCCCTAGCAACGCTAGCAAGGGGGATGTTTCTGTAGATGCAAGCCTATCTACCTGGTTAGTTTCTTCAGGTAACTCAACAGTTGACAAGGCGCAAAGTAAATCCCCACGTTCTGTTTCCTCGATATGCCGAGAAGAAAGGCCTGTCCTAGGTGCCTTGACTGTTGATGGCCTTAAgaaatcatcaacaacatcatCTCCACGAAGGTCTCCAAGCCATAACCGTCAAGAGGTGCCAATCTTGGGTACAGTGGGAAGCTACTGGAGTTGCACAGAACCAGACAATGAGTGTTGTTCTTCTAGGTCTGACTCAGGAACTAATGGAATCCCCAATACAACAAGCAAATATAGAGAG AAGGGTGAACTGGCACTCGACTCCCTTCAATGTCAGGCTGGATAA
- the LOC100836829 gene encoding probable inositol transporter 2, with product MEGGGAVADKAEFKDCLRLTWSQPFILRLVFSAGIGGLLFGYDTGVISGALLFIRDDFIVLEKNTALRETIVSMAVAGAIVGAGLGGWMNDRFGRRPSILIADALFFAGAMIMAFAPTPTVIIVGRVFVGLGVGMASMTAPLYISEASPAKIRGALVSTNGLLITGGQFMAYLINLAFTKVPGTWRWMLGIAGIPALLQFILMLTLPESPRWLYRKDRKEETAAILRKIYPANEVEQEIESLRKSIDDEILLEGSIGGDQGMLGKLKKAFGSKVVRRGLMAGVIAQVAQQLVGINTVMYYSPTIVQLAGFASNDTAMALSLITSGLNAVGSIVSMFFVDRAGRRRLMLMSLVGIVVWLAVLGGTFLGAARTAPPVSELETLRFANETCPEYKPQLHWSCMDCLKAESTCGFCADQRDKFLPGSCLALSNVTRGMCRADNREFYSEGCPNNFGWLSLLALGAYIVSYSPGMGTVPWIVNSEIYPLRFRGVCGGIAAVANWVSNLIVTQTFLTLTEALGTASTFFLFCGVSTLALVVVYLTVPETKGLQFEEVEKMLESKDYKPWKRYRPQPAKRREVGLAVP from the exons ATGGAAGGGGGTGGTGCTGTAGCAGATAAGGCTGAATTCAAGGACTGTCTACGCCTAACTTGGAGCCAGCCTTTTATTCTTCGACTTGTTTTTTCTGCTGGAATCGGGGGTCTTCTTTTTGGTTATGATACTG GTGTCATATCTGGAGCACTTCTGTTCATTCGAGATGATTTCATTGTGTTGGAAAAGAACACTGCTCTAAGG GAAACAATAGTGAGTATGGCTGTAGCTGGAGCTATTGTTGGAGCTGGACTCGGTGGCTGGATGAATGACAGATTTGGAAGGAGGCCTTCCATCCTAATCGCCGATGCTCTGTTCTTTGCAGGTGCCATGATCATGGCCTTTGCCCCGACACCCACAGTTATTATTGTGGGGAGGGTCTTTGTCGGTCTTGGGGTCGGAATGGCTTCCATGACAGCACCTCTCTACATCTCTGAAGCATCCCCAGCTAAAATAAGAGGCGCGCTGGTGAGCACAAATGGCCTTCTCATCACTGGAGGGCAGTTCATGGCATACCTTATCAATCTGGCGTTCACCAAG GTGCCTGGAACCTGGAGGTGGATGCTTGGCATTGCAGGAATCCCTGCTCTTCTTCAGTTCATACTAATGTTGACACTGCCAGAATCACCAAGATGGTTATACAGAAAG GATAGGAAAGAGGAAACCGCAGCCATCCTGCGGAAGATTTACCCCGCAAACGAGGTCGAACAAGAGATCGAATCCCTGCGTAAATCGATCGACGACGAGATACTCCTGGAGGGGTCCATCGGCGGCGACCAGGGCATGTTGGGCAAGCTGAAGAAGGCGTTCGGAAGCAAGGTCGTCCGCCGCGGTCTCATGGCGGGCGTCATCGCGCAGGTCGCCCAGCAGCTGGTGGGCATCAACACGGTCATGTACTACAGCCCGACGATCGTGCAGCTTGCGGGCTTCGCGTCCAACGACACGGCCATGGCGCTCTCCCTCATCACCTCGGGGCTCAACGCCGTGGGCTCCATCGTGAGCATGTTCTTCGTGGACCGGGCCGGCCGGAGGCGCCTGATGCTCATGAGCCTCGTCGGCATCGTCGTGTGGCTCGCCGTGCTCGGTGGCACGTtcctcggcgccgcccgcACTGCGCCGCCCGTGAGCGAGCTGGAGACGCTGCGTTTCGCCAACGAGACGTGCCCGGAGTACAAACCGCAGCTCCACTGGAGCTGCATGGACTGCCTCAAGGCCGAATCCACCTGCGGCTTCTGCGCTGACCAAAGAGACAAG TTTCTTCCGGGCTCGTGCTTGGCACTGAGCAACGTGACGAGGGGGATGTGCCGTGCCGACAACCGTGAGTTCTACTCGGAAGGGTGCCCGAACAACTTCGGGTGGCTGTCGCTGCTGGCGCTGGGCGCGTACATCGTCTCCTACTCGCCCGGAATGGGCACCGTGCCGTGGATCGTCAACTCGGAGATCTACCCGCTGCGGTTCAGGGGCGTCTGCGGCGGCATCGCGGCCGTGGCCAACTGGGTGTCCAACCTCATCGTGACGCAGACGTTCCTGACGCTCACCGAGGCGCTCGGCACGGCGTCaaccttcttcctcttctgcgGCGTCTCCACGCTGGCGCTCGTCGTCGTGTACCTCACCGTGCCGGAGACCAAGGGCCTGCAGTTcgaggaggtggagaagaTGCTCGAGAGCAAGGACTACAAGCCCTGGAAGAGGTACCGCCCCCAGCCGGCGAAAAGGCGCGAAGTCGGGCTGGCCGTGCCATGA
- the LOC100842208 gene encoding uncharacterized protein LOC100842208 isoform X1 — MLPVLKKKRERCRRGQPRAAPCQRSDSPRIKIPGSSNRSSPSEILNRILQPTRTSPTSDISASMGCFFACFGGGDEDRRRRKSRRRSPSSHPPRPDHHVARVGKASLEEDEVVKEASPPLPDVRASAPPPPLVVEASDELVTGPNPGTEQRELREQKTLTPPSLTVHVAEEVVSGASPGGLSQLNDHKELPARSLPQEAIVTPPLFTMKCSPVATTVVSTPDMELREVSEEENRSSGKKKVSFNMNVTSYENTSLPDQEEERSESIKWMKDEDEKHMQKTVLLPENHRYGNCTDSDDDIGDEYCEDDNCGDYSDTEEDFVECKVDLVDEEEMSTDENKEESHESLFSLPMSKDRQNDQEVTSPIPKSSEGPAQEESPLIQGNSHRDRSKYVHPVLNPVQNLSQWKEVKAQVGPVNKLYKENVNSGPDAGASPSSKVANQTKMSPSNASKGDVSVDASLSTWLVSSGNSTVDKAQSKSPRSVSSICREERPVLGALTVDGLKKSSTTSSPRRSPSHNRQEVPILGTVGSYWSCTEPDNECCSSRSDSGTNGIPNTTSKYREDRRVNWHSTPFNVRLDKALKKSSA; from the exons atgctgcctgttctaaaaaaaaaaagagaacgctgccgccgcggccagccccgcgccgcgccgtgccAACGGTCAGATTCCCCACGAATCAAAATCCCCGGAAGTTCAAACCGAAGCAGTCcatctgaaattctgaatcGAATCCTCCAGCCAACTCGGACTTCTCCCACATCTGACATCTCCGCCTCCATGGGCTGCTTCTTCGCctgcttcggcggcggcgacgaggaccgcCGGCGTCGGAAGTCGCGGAGGCGGTCTCCGTCAAGCCACCCGCCGCGGCCGGACCATCAT GTTGCTCGGGTCGGCAAGGCATCGTTGGAGGAGGATGAAGTGGTGAAGGAGGCGTCGCCGCCATTGCCAGACGTGAGGgcttcggcgccgccgccgccgctcgtcgtGGAGGCCTCGGATGAATTGGTCACTGGACCGAACCCAGGAACGGAGCAGAG GGAGTTGCGTGAGCAGAAAACTCTGACACCACCATCACTTACAGTTCACGTTGCAGAGGAGGTGGTCAGTGGCGCAAGCCCAGGAGGACTGAG TCAGTTGAATGATCACAAGGAATTGCCTGCACGCTCTTTACCACAGGAGGCGATAGTCACACCACCACTCTTCACAATGAAATGTTCACCTGTGGCCACAACAGTTGTTTCAACTCCTGATATGGAGCTCAG GGAGGTGAGTGAAGAGGAGAACCGCAGCAGTGGCAAGAAGAAAGTATCATTCAACATGAATGTTACATCATACGAAAATACCTCACTACCTGACCAAGAAGAGGAACGCTCAGAATCCATCAAGTGGATgaaagatgaagatgaaaaaCACATGCAGAAGACTGTTCTGCTCCCAGAGAATCATCGTTATGGGAATTGCACAGATAGTGATGATGACATTGGAGATGAGTACTGTGAGGATGACAACTGTGGTGATTATAGTGATACAGAGGAGGATTTCGTGGAGTGCAAGGTTGATTTGGTGGATGAGGAGGAAATGAGCACTGATGAGAACAAGGAGGAGTCCCATGAGTCTCTATTCTCACTGCCAATGTCTAAAGACCGGCAAAATGACCAAGAAGTCACCAGCCCTATACCCAAGAGCAGTGAGGGCCCTGCACAGGAAGAAAGCCCGTTAATCCAGGGGAACAGCCACCGTGATAGAAGTAAGTATGTTCATCCTGTCTTGAACCCAGTTCAGAATCTGTCACAGTGGAAGGAAGTTAAGGCCCAAGTAGGACCAGTTAATAAGTTGTACAAGGAGAATGTAAACTCCGGGCCAGATGCAGGTGCAAGCCCTAGTTCTAAGGTTGCAAACCAGACAAAGATGAGCCCTAGCAACGCTAGCAAGGGGGATGTTTCTGTAGATGCAAGCCTATCTACCTGGTTAGTTTCTTCAGGTAACTCAACAGTTGACAAGGCGCAAAGTAAATCCCCACGTTCTGTTTCCTCGATATGCCGAGAAGAAAGGCCTGTCCTAGGTGCCTTGACTGTTGATGGCCTTAAgaaatcatcaacaacatcatCTCCACGAAGGTCTCCAAGCCATAACCGTCAAGAGGTGCCAATCTTGGGTACAGTGGGAAGCTACTGGAGTTGCACAGAACCAGACAATGAGTGTTGTTCTTCTAGGTCTGACTCAGGAACTAATGGAATCCCCAATACAACAAGCAAATATAGAGAG GACAGAAGGGTGAACTGGCACTCGACTCCCTTCAATGTCAGGCTGGATAAAGCTCTGAAGAAATCTTCTGCATGA